A single region of the Streptomyces sp. AM 4-1-1 genome encodes:
- a CDS encoding DNA repair ATPase, translated as MDTDTTPATPPPHSGGGDQGGDVDAGTYEVLRRRLGAQAAELARRAEAVDARRTEEFGSTALRLLGTGRVHTEHASVARDLVAVGGRLLFGFERGPGARGDATVGDVLALYRPDLAAVDAPEPTGAEHGPDRTGVEHGAGPATDPTATLLDDPAFVREFAGLHRYYRDARLLRLRRVDGKLLAVFRTGETADDIRVLRWALAPDGSPGAFLDARGDRDHVFPPSHDFTWTPTGRDAHIMGRHPHIAVGERGGLYVDTLGGTLTVKTENDTETPDGIHSEPVTEPLQSLADADVEYAEVGPLTLLRVRPYKEDTWRHLVFNSLLGTVLRLDGIGPACHRLPEDQGIIFPGGYYLTTGTAKTFDLAEGALSDPVFEGAIRSPGGEDVLYVFRSQDAGRTLLLPYHLIRQEVATPLLCRGHALLDDGVLVLLRDAADGSGEPARVHPVQRWQTPYVSDTYAAARPADTGPLARVGNADLVRGISDCLALAHGVRDMTPTTAVYARLVADCTRAADRYHWLTDPGLGSLADPLAELRITAQQVLTEFETVRELTRRAADALTESTAHLTALVRRVRGEAPRTATAWVDQLTELRRAHGHLATLAEMRYADTERIAELTTRTEDDIASAAQRAVAFLARDDAFADHHADVERLTAEAGALTTVADAAALGDRLTAMTDGLGTVTEVVTGLDIGDATARTSVLERIADVLGAVNRARATLEARRRELLDQEGRAEFAAEFALLGQAVTGALAAASSPDACDEQLSRLLLQLENLESRFAEFDDFLAELAERRDEVYEAFSARKQTLQDARARRAERLADSAARVLETVSRRISSLADPDAVHTYFASDPMVAKIRRTADELRELGDPVRAEELEGRLKAARQEAGRALRDRGELYADGGATIRLGRHRFAVNTQPFDLTLVPHEGRLAFALTGTDYRAPVTDPAFEETRPYWDQSLPSESADVYRAEHLAAKLLDERGADTLTDLSADELAALVRESAADAYDEGYQRGVHDEDATAILTTLLRLRAGAGLLSHPPAARAAAQLFWTYAADDGLRTSWARRALSLARARDTFGLSPAIATLQAEWAARIAEAGRETGGAGIGGATGGRAGTGTAGAGARTVGTGAGVPGTDAGAPGTGTAAAWDGSAAVAPKAAATGPGTAPVPASASAPASAPASAVAAYLFDELTTTTTGDGATPLPGPRFVTSATIRTLLDKFRRATGTSAYDDDLAALRDDLPARRQLVEAWLSSYAAASGSDLGADDLAEAVAVELCPELERYECDAPLTATVEGLLGTHPRIEHRRLTVRLDELLARTARFRASTVPGFRAYQRRRTELVATERARLRLEDHRPKVMSAFVRNRLLDEVYLPLIGDSLAKQLGTADADRRTDSQGLLLLVSPPGYGKTTLMEYVADRLGMVLVKISGPSLGHDVTSLDPAQARSATARREVEKINFALEAGNNTLLYLDDIQHTSPELLQKFIPLCDATRRIEGVKDGEPRSHDLRGKRFAVCMAGNPYTESGEQFRIPDMLANRADVWNLGEVLSGREDVFALSFVENALTANPALAPLAGRSRADLELLVRLASGTDPSARPDRLEHPYTAAELDRVLAVLRHLLTARETVLAVNAAYIASAAQTDATRTEPPFRLQGSYRDMNKIAERIVPVMNDAELAALVDDHYAGEAQTLTTGAEANLLKLAALRGTLTPEQADRWSAITASYVRTQALGGPDGDPMTRAVAALGLLADRISAVETAITRATDPRHLLANPAARHAAPHGSTPQDPSRHSSAPQDPSPHGSTPQDPSRHSSAPHGSTPHDSSPHHSSPHDSPRSREDL; from the coding sequence ATGGACACCGACACCACCCCCGCCACCCCGCCGCCGCACAGCGGTGGCGGCGATCAGGGCGGCGACGTGGATGCCGGCACCTACGAGGTGCTGCGGCGCCGACTCGGGGCCCAGGCCGCCGAGCTGGCCCGCCGGGCCGAGGCCGTCGACGCCCGCCGCACGGAGGAGTTCGGCTCGACGGCACTGCGGCTGCTGGGCACCGGGCGCGTCCATACGGAACACGCCTCCGTGGCCCGCGACCTGGTGGCGGTGGGCGGGCGGCTGCTGTTCGGCTTCGAGCGGGGGCCGGGGGCGCGCGGTGACGCGACGGTCGGGGACGTACTGGCGCTGTACCGGCCGGATCTGGCGGCGGTCGACGCACCGGAGCCGACCGGAGCGGAACACGGACCGGACCGGACCGGCGTGGAACACGGGGCCGGCCCCGCCACCGACCCCACCGCCACTCTCCTCGACGATCCCGCGTTCGTACGCGAGTTCGCCGGACTGCACCGTTACTACCGTGACGCCCGGCTGCTCCGGCTGCGCCGCGTCGACGGCAAGCTCCTCGCCGTGTTCCGTACGGGCGAGACCGCCGACGACATCCGGGTGCTGCGCTGGGCGCTCGCCCCGGACGGCTCGCCCGGCGCGTTCCTCGACGCCCGCGGCGACCGCGACCACGTCTTCCCGCCGTCCCACGACTTCACCTGGACGCCGACGGGCCGCGACGCGCACATCATGGGCCGTCATCCCCACATCGCCGTCGGGGAGCGCGGCGGGCTGTACGTCGACACGCTCGGCGGCACCCTCACCGTCAAGACGGAGAACGACACCGAGACCCCCGACGGCATCCACTCCGAGCCGGTCACCGAACCCCTCCAGTCCCTCGCGGACGCCGATGTCGAGTACGCCGAGGTGGGGCCGCTGACCCTGCTGCGGGTGCGCCCGTACAAGGAGGACACCTGGCGGCACCTGGTCTTCAACTCCCTGCTCGGCACGGTGCTGCGGCTCGACGGCATCGGGCCCGCCTGCCACCGGCTCCCCGAGGACCAGGGGATCATCTTCCCCGGCGGCTACTACCTCACCACCGGCACCGCCAAGACCTTCGACCTCGCCGAAGGGGCGCTGTCGGACCCGGTGTTCGAGGGCGCGATCCGCTCGCCGGGCGGCGAGGACGTCCTGTACGTCTTCCGCTCGCAGGACGCGGGCCGCACCCTGCTGCTGCCGTACCACCTGATCCGCCAGGAGGTCGCGACCCCGCTGCTCTGCCGGGGCCACGCCCTCCTCGACGACGGCGTCCTCGTCCTCCTGCGGGACGCGGCGGACGGCTCCGGCGAACCCGCCCGGGTCCATCCGGTGCAGCGCTGGCAGACCCCGTACGTCTCCGACACGTACGCCGCCGCGCGCCCCGCCGACACGGGTCCGCTCGCCCGGGTCGGCAACGCCGATCTGGTGCGCGGCATCTCCGACTGCCTGGCCCTCGCGCACGGGGTACGGGACATGACACCGACCACCGCCGTGTACGCCCGGCTGGTCGCCGACTGCACCCGCGCCGCCGACCGCTACCACTGGCTCACCGACCCCGGACTCGGCTCGCTCGCCGACCCGTTGGCCGAGCTGCGGATCACCGCCCAACAGGTGCTGACGGAGTTCGAGACGGTACGGGAGCTGACCCGGCGGGCCGCCGACGCGCTCACCGAGTCCACCGCCCACCTCACCGCACTCGTGCGCCGCGTCCGTGGCGAGGCGCCGCGCACCGCCACCGCATGGGTCGATCAGCTCACCGAACTGCGGCGCGCCCACGGCCACTTGGCGACGCTCGCGGAGATGCGGTACGCGGACACCGAGCGGATCGCCGAGCTGACCACCCGTACCGAGGACGACATCGCGTCGGCCGCGCAACGGGCCGTCGCGTTCCTCGCCCGCGACGACGCGTTCGCCGACCACCACGCGGACGTCGAACGGCTCACCGCCGAGGCGGGCGCGCTCACCACGGTGGCCGACGCGGCGGCCCTGGGCGACCGGCTGACCGCGATGACGGACGGCCTGGGGACCGTCACGGAGGTCGTCACCGGGCTCGACATCGGCGACGCCACCGCCCGTACGTCCGTCCTGGAGCGCATCGCCGACGTCCTGGGCGCCGTCAACCGGGCCCGCGCCACCCTCGAAGCCCGCCGCAGGGAACTCCTCGACCAGGAGGGGCGCGCGGAGTTCGCCGCGGAGTTCGCCCTGCTCGGCCAGGCCGTCACCGGCGCGCTGGCCGCCGCCTCTTCCCCCGACGCCTGCGACGAACAACTGTCGCGGCTGCTGCTCCAGTTGGAGAACCTGGAATCGCGGTTCGCGGAGTTCGACGACTTCCTCGCCGAGCTGGCCGAGCGGCGTGACGAGGTGTACGAGGCGTTCTCGGCCCGCAAGCAGACCTTGCAGGACGCCCGCGCCCGGCGGGCCGAACGGCTGGCTGACTCGGCTGCGCGGGTCCTGGAGACCGTCTCGCGCCGGATCTCCTCACTCGCCGATCCGGACGCCGTCCACACCTACTTCGCCTCCGACCCGATGGTCGCCAAGATCCGCCGCACCGCCGACGAGCTGCGGGAACTGGGCGATCCGGTGCGTGCGGAGGAGCTGGAGGGACGGCTCAAGGCGGCCCGCCAGGAGGCCGGACGCGCCCTGCGCGACCGCGGCGAGCTGTACGCGGACGGCGGCGCGACGATCCGGCTGGGACGCCACCGGTTCGCCGTGAACACGCAGCCGTTCGACCTGACGCTGGTGCCGCACGAGGGCCGGCTCGCGTTCGCCCTCACCGGGACGGACTACCGGGCCCCGGTCACCGACCCGGCGTTCGAGGAGACCCGCCCGTACTGGGACCAGTCGCTGCCCTCGGAGTCCGCGGACGTCTACCGCGCCGAACACCTGGCCGCGAAGCTCCTGGACGAGCGGGGCGCGGACACCCTGACCGACCTGTCGGCCGACGAACTCGCCGCATTGGTAAGGGAGTCGGCGGCGGACGCGTACGACGAGGGTTACCAGCGCGGGGTCCACGACGAGGACGCCACCGCGATCCTGACCACGCTGCTCCGACTGCGCGCCGGGGCCGGACTACTGAGCCACCCACCGGCCGCGCGGGCGGCGGCCCAGCTGTTCTGGACGTACGCGGCGGACGACGGCCTGCGCACCTCCTGGGCCCGCCGCGCGCTCTCGCTCGCCCGCGCCCGGGACACGTTCGGACTGAGTCCGGCCATCGCGACGCTCCAGGCGGAGTGGGCGGCGCGGATCGCCGAGGCGGGGCGGGAGACCGGCGGAGCGGGAATCGGCGGGGCGACGGGCGGCCGGGCGGGTACCGGGACCGCCGGAGCGGGTGCCCGGACCGTCGGGACAGGCGCAGGGGTTCCCGGGACGGATGCCGGGGCCCCCGGGACCGGTACCGCTGCCGCCTGGGACGGTAGCGCTGCCGTCGCCCCCAAGGCCGCTGCCACCGGGCCCGGGACCGCACCCGTCCCCGCCTCCGCCTCCGCGCCCGCCTCCGCGCCCGCCTCCGCCGTCGCCGCGTACCTCTTCGACGAGCTGACGACCACCACGACCGGCGACGGCGCCACGCCACTCCCCGGCCCGCGGTTCGTCACCAGCGCCACCATCCGCACCCTCCTCGACAAGTTCCGCCGGGCAACCGGCACTTCGGCGTACGACGACGACCTGGCCGCCCTCCGGGACGACCTCCCGGCCCGGCGCCAGCTCGTCGAGGCGTGGCTCTCCTCGTACGCCGCCGCGAGCGGATCGGACCTCGGCGCGGACGACCTCGCGGAGGCGGTCGCCGTGGAGCTCTGCCCCGAGCTGGAGCGGTACGAGTGCGACGCGCCGCTCACCGCGACCGTGGAGGGACTGCTCGGCACCCACCCCCGGATCGAGCACCGACGGCTCACCGTCCGGCTGGACGAACTCCTGGCCCGTACCGCCCGGTTCCGCGCCTCCACCGTGCCCGGCTTCCGCGCCTACCAGCGCCGGCGCACCGAACTCGTCGCGACCGAGCGTGCCCGGCTGCGGCTGGAGGACCACCGCCCGAAGGTGATGTCGGCGTTCGTCCGCAACCGGCTGCTGGACGAGGTGTACCTCCCGCTGATCGGGGACAGCCTCGCCAAACAGCTCGGCACGGCCGACGCGGACCGTAGGACCGACTCCCAGGGCCTGCTGCTGCTCGTCTCCCCGCCCGGCTACGGCAAGACGACCCTCATGGAGTACGTCGCCGACCGGCTCGGCATGGTCCTGGTCAAGATCAGCGGACCCTCGCTCGGGCACGACGTGACGTCCCTCGACCCGGCGCAGGCCCGCAGCGCGACCGCCCGCCGGGAGGTCGAGAAGATCAACTTCGCACTGGAGGCGGGGAACAACACCCTGCTGTACCTGGACGACATCCAGCACACCTCGCCGGAACTCCTCCAGAAGTTCATCCCGCTCTGCGACGCCACCCGCAGGATCGAGGGCGTGAAGGACGGCGAGCCGCGCAGCCACGACCTGCGCGGTAAGCGGTTCGCGGTGTGCATGGCGGGCAACCCGTACACCGAGTCCGGGGAACAGTTCCGTATCCCGGACATGCTCGCGAACCGGGCGGACGTGTGGAACCTCGGCGAGGTGCTGAGCGGTCGCGAGGACGTCTTCGCGCTGAGCTTCGTGGAGAACGCGCTGACCGCCAACCCGGCTCTCGCCCCACTCGCCGGGCGCTCCCGGGCCGATCTGGAGCTGCTGGTCCGGCTGGCCTCGGGAACGGACCCCTCGGCGCGCCCGGACCGTCTGGAACACCCGTACACGGCTGCGGAGTTGGACCGCGTCCTGGCAGTGCTGCGGCACCTCCTCACGGCCCGGGAGACCGTCCTGGCGGTGAACGCCGCGTACATCGCGTCCGCCGCGCAGACCGATGCGACGCGCACCGAACCGCCGTTCCGCCTCCAGGGCTCGTACCGCGACATGAACAAGATCGCCGAGCGGATCGTGCCCGTGATGAACGACGCCGAGCTGGCCGCACTCGTCGACGACCACTACGCGGGCGAGGCGCAGACCCTCACCACGGGCGCCGAGGCGAACCTCCTGAAGCTCGCCGCCCTGCGCGGCACGCTCACACCGGAACAAGCGGACCGCTGGTCGGCGATCACCGCCTCGTACGTCCGCACCCAGGCACTCGGCGGCCCGGACGGCGATCCGATGACCCGGGCGGTCGCGGCGCTCGGCCTCCTCGCGGACCGGATCTCGGCCGTCGAGACGGCGATCACCCGGGCGACGGACCCACGCCACCTGCTCGCCAACCCGGCGGCCCGCCACGCGGCACCGCACGGCTCGACACCGCAGGACCCCTCACGGCACAGCTCGGCACCGCAGGACCCCTCACCGCACGGCTCGACACCGCAGGACCCCTCACGGCACAGCTCGGCGCCGCACGGCTCGACACCGCACGACTCCTCACCGCACCACTCCTCACCGCACGACTCCCCACGTTCACGGGAAGATCTCTGA
- a CDS encoding flotillin family protein encodes MDAISLGIGVLVAVVLLIVITLFLVVSRLFRKVEQGKALIISKTKKVDVTFTGAVVLPVLHKAESMDISVKTIEIRRTGREGLICQDNIRADIHITFFVRVNKTVEDVIKVAQSIGTERASDKVAIQEFFAAKFSEALKTVGKQLDFVDLYTKREEFRDRIIRVIGTDLNGYHLDDAAIDFLEQTPMSQLDGANILDAQGIRKITELTAIEHVRTNEFQRTEQKEITRQDVDARETILELERRQAEAEIKQRREVETLRAREESATARVQEEERLGAQAAFIRTEEQLGIQRENQAREVAVAQKNRERVIAVENERIEKDRMLEVIGRERETELNRIAATKEVEAERRDVADVIRERIAVDRTVAEQEESIKKLRAVEEAERTRQTVIISAEAEAQEKLVKDIKAAEAAEAAATHRAAEQLTLAEARLKTAELDAQAKLKLAAGVQAEAAAEGLAAVQVRDAEADVIEKAGLAEAEATGARLKAEAEGARLKALATAEGTQAQATADAAVIGEKLKAEAAGLTDKAAAMAALDDASRGHEEYRLRLTAEKEIRLAGFDVQRQVAEAQATILATGLENADIDIVGGDSVFFDRLVSSISLGKGIDGFMENSDTAQALAGPWLNGTSSFTDDLTRILGSVSSGDVQNLTVSALLMRMMRSSSGAATGQVRQLLDAATKLGLADTPVSGLLGGGAGAGQQPDQVLSPSSNGHPVA; translated from the coding sequence ATGGATGCCATCTCCTTGGGCATCGGCGTGCTCGTCGCCGTTGTCCTGCTCATCGTGATCACCCTGTTCCTCGTCGTCAGCCGACTGTTCCGAAAGGTCGAGCAGGGCAAGGCCCTGATCATCTCCAAGACCAAGAAGGTCGATGTCACCTTCACGGGCGCGGTCGTGCTGCCGGTGCTCCACAAGGCCGAGTCCATGGACATCTCGGTGAAGACCATCGAGATCCGCCGCACCGGACGCGAGGGGCTGATCTGCCAGGACAACATCCGTGCGGACATCCACATCACCTTCTTCGTGCGCGTCAACAAGACCGTCGAGGACGTCATCAAGGTCGCCCAGTCGATCGGTACGGAACGCGCGAGCGACAAGGTCGCGATCCAGGAGTTCTTCGCGGCGAAGTTCTCCGAGGCGCTGAAGACGGTCGGCAAGCAGCTCGACTTCGTCGACCTCTACACCAAGCGCGAGGAGTTCCGGGACCGCATCATCCGGGTCATCGGGACCGATCTGAACGGCTACCACCTCGACGACGCCGCGATCGACTTCCTTGAGCAGACCCCGATGTCCCAGCTCGACGGCGCCAACATCCTCGACGCGCAGGGCATCCGCAAGATCACCGAGCTGACGGCGATCGAGCACGTGCGGACCAACGAGTTCCAGCGCACCGAGCAGAAGGAGATCACCCGGCAGGACGTCGACGCCCGCGAGACCATCCTGGAGCTGGAGCGCCGGCAGGCCGAGGCCGAGATCAAGCAGCGCCGCGAGGTGGAGACACTGCGGGCCCGCGAGGAGTCCGCGACCGCCCGGGTGCAGGAGGAGGAACGGCTCGGCGCGCAGGCCGCGTTCATCCGTACCGAGGAGCAGCTGGGCATCCAGCGCGAGAACCAGGCCCGCGAGGTCGCCGTCGCCCAGAAGAACCGCGAGCGGGTCATCGCCGTGGAGAACGAGCGCATCGAGAAGGACCGGATGCTGGAGGTCATCGGGCGCGAGCGGGAGACCGAGCTGAACCGGATCGCGGCGACGAAGGAGGTCGAGGCGGAGCGCCGGGACGTCGCCGATGTGATCCGGGAGCGGATCGCGGTGGACCGCACGGTCGCCGAGCAGGAGGAGTCGATCAAGAAGCTGCGGGCGGTCGAGGAGGCCGAGCGGACCCGCCAGACTGTGATCATCTCCGCCGAGGCGGAGGCCCAGGAGAAGCTGGTCAAGGACATCAAGGCGGCCGAGGCCGCCGAGGCCGCGGCCACGCACCGGGCCGCCGAACAGCTGACGCTCGCCGAGGCCCGGCTGAAGACGGCGGAGCTGGACGCGCAGGCCAAGCTGAAGCTGGCGGCGGGCGTCCAGGCGGAGGCGGCGGCCGAGGGCCTGGCGGCGGTCCAGGTACGGGACGCGGAGGCGGACGTCATCGAGAAGGCCGGTCTCGCGGAGGCCGAGGCGACGGGCGCCCGGCTCAAGGCGGAGGCCGAGGGGGCCCGGCTCAAGGCGCTGGCCACCGCCGAGGGCACCCAGGCGCAGGCCACCGCGGACGCGGCGGTCATCGGCGAGAAGCTGAAGGCCGAGGCGGCGGGGCTCACCGACAAGGCCGCGGCGATGGCGGCGCTGGACGACGCGTCGCGCGGACACGAGGAGTACCGGCTGCGGCTCACCGCCGAGAAGGAGATCCGGCTGGCCGGGTTCGACGTGCAGCGGCAGGTCGCGGAGGCGCAGGCGACCATCCTGGCGACCGGTCTGGAGAACGCCGATATCGACATCGTCGGCGGGGACTCGGTCTTCTTCGACCGTCTCGTGTCGTCGATCTCGCTGGGCAAGGGCATCGACGGGTTCATGGAGAACTCCGACACCGCGCAGGCGCTCGCGGGGCCGTGGCTGAACGGCACCTCGTCGTTCACGGACGACCTGACGCGGATTCTGGGATCGGTCTCCTCGGGTGACGTACAGAATCTGACGGTGTCGGCGCTGCTGATGCGGATGATGCGGTCGTCGTCGGGGGCGGCGACCGGGCAGGTGCGTCAACTGCTGGACGCGGCGACGAAGTTGGGCCTCGCCGACACCCCGGTCTCGGGGCTGCTGGGAGGCGGCGCGGGCGCCGGGCAGCAGCCGGACCAGGTCCTGTCGCCGTCATCCAACGGCCACCCCGTGGCCTGA
- a CDS encoding helix-turn-helix domain-containing protein, which translates to MPEPEIPEEYATDHVRILGEVCSTGRRLTREELDARRALGREAAEAGLQLRALVGLHLAATRADWPCTPSSTAATVDAVLAAVEQSVDAFAEGFERAQRLTVRREEAARREFIDDLLYGRSDLGRLAERATRFGLRLSRAHAVAVATGPEAYTESDQVPRTVEAALLTRFSGRKILITTKDGRLVCIAPGSQPDVLRYFAKQSHAATDGGKVAIGRPHRGPGGVVHSYGEALEALDLADRMDLDDPVLFAADLLVYPVLTRDRQAMADLVRSELGPLQEARGGAEPLLKTLSVYFDAGCVAAETARRLALSVRALTYRLERIHQLTGSDPSDPMHRYALQTAVIGARLLDWPAQEI; encoded by the coding sequence GTGCCGGAGCCGGAGATTCCCGAGGAGTACGCGACGGACCATGTGCGAATCCTGGGTGAGGTCTGCTCCACCGGGCGCCGCCTCACCCGTGAGGAGCTGGATGCCCGCCGGGCCCTCGGCAGGGAGGCGGCGGAGGCCGGTCTCCAGCTGCGGGCCCTGGTCGGCCTGCACCTGGCGGCCACCCGGGCCGACTGGCCGTGCACGCCCTCGTCCACCGCCGCCACGGTCGACGCGGTGCTGGCGGCCGTGGAGCAGTCCGTCGACGCGTTCGCGGAGGGGTTCGAGCGCGCGCAGCGCCTGACCGTGCGCCGGGAGGAGGCGGCCCGCCGGGAGTTCATCGACGACCTGCTGTACGGGCGCAGCGATCTGGGCCGGCTCGCGGAACGGGCGACCCGCTTCGGGCTGCGGCTGTCGCGCGCCCACGCGGTCGCGGTGGCGACGGGCCCGGAGGCGTACACCGAGTCCGATCAGGTGCCCAGGACCGTGGAGGCGGCACTGCTCACCCGGTTCAGCGGCCGGAAGATCCTGATCACGACGAAGGACGGGCGGCTGGTCTGCATCGCCCCGGGCAGCCAGCCGGACGTGCTGCGGTACTTCGCCAAGCAGTCGCACGCGGCGACGGACGGCGGCAAGGTGGCGATCGGCCGCCCGCACCGCGGCCCCGGCGGGGTCGTCCACTCGTACGGCGAAGCGCTCGAAGCGCTCGATCTGGCGGACCGGATGGACCTCGACGATCCGGTGCTGTTCGCCGCGGACCTGCTGGTGTATCCGGTGCTGACCCGGGACCGGCAGGCGATGGCCGATCTGGTGCGGAGCGAACTGGGCCCGCTCCAGGAGGCCAGGGGCGGCGCCGAACCGCTCCTGAAGACCCTCTCCGTCTACTTCGACGCGGGCTGTGTGGCGGCGGAGACCGCGCGGCGGCTGGCGCTGAGCGTGCGCGCGTTGACGTACCGGCTGGAGCGCATCCACCAGTTGACGGGTTCCGATCCGTCCGATCCGATGCACCGGTACGCCCTCCAGACGGCGGTGATCGGCGCGCGGCTGCTGGACTGGCCGGCCCAGGAGATCTGA
- a CDS encoding MFS transporter — translation MARHSRPARRDARDGASAGGGADAAPPPAAPDAVSSTAAPEPPSPHRWLVLGVVGLAQLMVVLDATIVNIALPSAQKDLGFNDGNRQWIVTAYALAFGSLLLFGGRIADLVGRKVVFLTGLVGFALASAVGGGAPSFEVLVAARALQGMFAALLAPAALSVLTTTFTVPRERGKAFGIYGAIAGTGGAVGLLLGGLLTEYLDWRWCLYVNLLFAVLAFVGGVRLLRSGRPVDRPKLDVPGAVLVSVGLFCVVYGFSNAEQHSWSSPDTWIFLIAGAVLVAAFGWWQTRAAHPLLPPRVPLDRDRGASFIAMFISGAGMFGVFLFLTYYLQQSLLYSPIRTGLAFLPMVAVMVTMSVTTTNFMLPRLGPKPIVPVGMGIAGLGMAWMTRLDLNSTYPGHVLPPLLVLGFGLGLVFAPAINTATAGVATHDAGVASATVNTMQQVGGSIGTALLNTLATTAAANYLTGRRPTRAAVAQSQLESYSTAYWWSAAFFALGMLVTGALFRAGRPRTHVPEEPEPVRA, via the coding sequence ATGGCCCGTCACTCACGTCCTGCGCGTCGTGACGCGCGAGATGGGGCCTCGGCGGGTGGGGGCGCCGACGCCGCGCCGCCCCCGGCCGCCCCCGACGCGGTGTCGTCCACGGCCGCCCCCGAGCCGCCGTCCCCGCACCGCTGGCTGGTGCTGGGCGTGGTCGGGCTCGCCCAGCTGATGGTTGTGCTGGACGCGACCATCGTGAATATCGCCCTGCCGTCCGCCCAGAAGGATCTCGGTTTCAACGACGGGAACCGTCAGTGGATCGTGACGGCGTACGCCCTCGCCTTCGGTTCGCTGCTGCTGTTCGGCGGCCGGATCGCCGACCTGGTGGGCCGCAAGGTGGTCTTCCTGACCGGGCTCGTCGGCTTCGCGTTGGCCTCGGCGGTCGGCGGTGGCGCCCCGAGCTTCGAGGTCCTGGTGGCCGCCCGCGCCCTTCAGGGGATGTTCGCCGCGCTGCTCGCACCGGCCGCGCTCTCGGTCCTGACCACGACGTTCACCGTGCCCAGGGAACGCGGGAAGGCGTTCGGCATCTACGGCGCGATCGCGGGCACGGGCGGCGCGGTGGGGCTGCTGCTCGGCGGTCTGCTCACCGAGTACCTGGACTGGCGCTGGTGCCTGTACGTCAACCTGCTGTTCGCCGTCCTCGCCTTCGTCGGCGGGGTCCGGCTGCTGCGGTCGGGACGCCCCGTCGACCGGCCGAAGCTCGACGTCCCCGGCGCGGTGCTGGTCTCCGTGGGACTGTTCTGCGTCGTGTACGGGTTCTCCAACGCCGAGCAGCACTCCTGGAGCTCGCCCGACACCTGGATCTTCCTGATCGCGGGGGCGGTGCTGGTCGCGGCGTTCGGCTGGTGGCAGACCCGGGCCGCGCACCCCCTGCTGCCGCCGAGGGTGCCGCTGGACCGGGACAGGGGCGCGTCGTTCATCGCGATGTTCATCTCCGGCGCGGGCATGTTCGGGGTGTTCCTGTTCCTGACGTACTACCTCCAGCAGAGCCTGCTGTACTCGCCGATCCGCACCGGTCTCGCGTTCCTGCCGATGGTCGCCGTGATGGTGACGATGTCGGTGACGACGACGAACTTCATGCTGCCCCGGCTCGGTCCGAAACCGATCGTGCCGGTCGGCATGGGCATCGCCGGACTCGGCATGGCGTGGATGACACGTCTGGACCTGAACAGCACCTACCCCGGCCATGTGCTGCCGCCGCTGCTCGTCCTCGGCTTCGGGCTCGGTCTGGTCTTCGCTCCGGCGATCAACACGGCGACCGCCGGGGTCGCGACGCACGACGCGGGTGTGGCCTCCGCGACGGTCAACACCATGCAGCAGGTGGGCGGGTCGATCGGTACGGCGCTGCTCAACACGCTCGCGACGACGGCGGCGGCGAACTATCTGACGGGCCGCAGACCGACCCGGGCCGCGGTGGCCCAGTCCCAGTTGGAGAGCTACTCGACGGCGTACTGGTGGTCGGCGGCGTTCTTCGCGCTGGGGATGCTGGTCACGGGGGCGCTGTTCCGCGCGGGCAGGCCCCGGACGCACGTGCCGGAGGAGCCGGAACCGGTACGGGCCTGA
- a CDS encoding TerB family tellurite resistance protein, giving the protein MALWDRIKESASSMQSQLEAKKNDLKSGAFRDASMAMCALVAAADGSVDPSERQRVASLIASNEVLKNFPADDLQRRFNDYVNKLTADFAFGKVSVLQEIGKAKKKPAEARAVIQIGIVIGGADGHFDKDEQGVVREACYALDLPPHEFDL; this is encoded by the coding sequence ATGGCCCTGTGGGATCGGATCAAGGAATCCGCGTCGTCGATGCAGTCCCAGCTGGAGGCGAAGAAGAACGACCTCAAGAGCGGGGCGTTCCGTGACGCGAGCATGGCCATGTGTGCCCTGGTCGCCGCCGCCGACGGTTCCGTCGACCCGTCGGAGCGGCAGCGCGTCGCCTCCCTGATCGCCTCCAACGAGGTGCTGAAGAACTTCCCCGCCGACGACCTGCAGCGTCGTTTCAACGACTACGTGAACAAGCTCACCGCCGACTTCGCGTTCGGCAAGGTCAGCGTGCTCCAGGAGATCGGCAAGGCGAAGAAGAAGCCGGCCGAGGCGCGTGCCGTCATCCAGATCGGCATCGTCATCGGTGGCGCCGACGGTCACTTCGACAAGGACGAGCAGGGCGTCGTACGGGAGGCGTGCTACGCGCTCGACCTCCCGCCGCACGAGTTCGACCTGTAG